A section of the Malania oleifera isolate guangnan ecotype guangnan chromosome 2, ASM2987363v1, whole genome shotgun sequence genome encodes:
- the LOC131148001 gene encoding fasciclin-like arabinogalactan protein 12 has product MKSQLSLFFLLSFFFLQNPTTSAQSSPAAAPVPPGPTNITKILEKAGQFTVLIRLLRSTQMEDQINTQINNSNQGLTLLAPTDAAFSGLKAGTLNSISDEQKVQLMQFHVIPNFLSTSNFQTISNPVRTQAGNTDDGEFPLNITTSGNQVNVSSGLVDATVANTLYTDGQLAVYEVDKVLLPQNIFAPKPPAPAPSPAKSKKKKSTVAASTPEAVPADTSRAVRFAGHGGVYVGVILATVVAAFSL; this is encoded by the coding sequence ATGAAGAGCCAGCTTTctctcttcttcctcctctccttcttcttcctccagAACCCCACAACCTCGGCCCAGTCGTCGCCGGCGGCTGCTCCGGTGCCGCCCGGCCCCACCAACATCACCAAAATCCTGGAGAAAGCCGGGCAGTTCACGGTCCTGATCCGCCTCCTGAGAAGCACCCAAATGGAAGACCAGATCAACACCCAGATCAACAACTCCAACCAGGGTCTCACCCTCCTCGCACCCACCGACGCTGCCTTCTCCGGCCTTAAAGCCGGAACACTAAACTCCATCTCCGACGAGCAGAAAGTCCAGCTCATGCAGTTCCACGTCATCCCCAATTTCCTCTCCACCTCCAACTTCCAGACCATCAGCAACCCGGTTCGGACCCAGGCCGGGAACACCGACGACGGCGAGTTCCCGCTCAACATCACCACCTCCGGCAACCAGGTCAACGTTTCCTCCGGCCTCGTCGACGCCACCGTGGCCAACACGCTGTACACGGACGGCCAGCTTGCGGTTTATGAGGTCGACAAGGTGCTTCTTCCTCAGAACATCTTCGCGCCCAAGCCGCCGGCGCCGGCCCCATCTCCGGCgaagtccaagaagaagaaatcTACAGTTGCCGCGAGCACACCTGAGGCCGTGCCGGCGGACACATCCAGGGCAGTTCGTTTCGCCGGTCATGGAGGGGTGTACGTTGGAGTAATACTTGCTACTGTGGTTGCAGCATTTTCTTTGTGA
- the LOC131148000 gene encoding zinc finger protein BALDIBIS-like has product MMSENGFSIPSSITGFAHQPNPNPNPNPTTAPSAKRKRNLPGTPDPDAEVIALSPKSLMATNRFICEICNKGFQRDQNLQLHRRGHNLPWKLRQRTNKEIRKKVYICPEKSCVHHDPSRALGDLTGIKKHFSRKHGEKKWKCDKCSKKYAVHSDWKAHTKICGTREYKCDCGTLFSRKDSFITHRAFCDALAEESARLTSVPAPTNITPNNFRNNNLINGPIGSLQAAGIPQFSAPFRPELHTSSVDPTGHLNEDGQKPRLPLWLDQPNSHLNPIGISGTNSNGYLCSNSTGLPELVQTNLFGLSSPPPPWLNQSASTNLSIPALPLGLKREDESKGNFSESMGTLLYSNSTNTQSSAHMSATALLQKAAQMGSTRSNPPAAAATALGVMNFNDNPNYSQNRNEIEDKFFGQQSQADQNLNELVNSMSSSSPINNINDGLFLGDSKSSSVTRGKLQRVSSNNIEVESSLTRDFLGVGGKDGAAGRPLIFQHELAKFASMGAAMDLSHYSNGNH; this is encoded by the exons ATGATGTCTGAAAATGGATTCTCAATTCCCTCTTCAATCACAGGGTTTGCCCAccaaccaaaccctaaccctaatcctaACCCTACCACAGCTCCATCTGCCAAGCGAAAGAGGAATCTTCCAGGAACACCAG ATCCAGATGCGGAAGTTATAGCTCTGTCTCCCAAGTCTCTGATGGCCACAAACCGATTCATCTGCGAAATCTGCAACAAGGGTTTCCAGAGAGACCAGAACCTGCAGCTTCACCGGAGAGGCCACAACCTGCCGTGGAAGCTCCGTCAGAGAACCAATAAGGAAATCCGGAAGAAGGTGTACATCTGCCCGGAGAAGAGCTGCGTTCACCACGACCCCTCGAGGGCCCTTGGCGACCTCACCGGCATCAAGAAGCACTTCAGCCGAAAACACGGCGAGAAAAAGTGGAAGTGCGACAAGTGTTCTAAAAAATATGCAGTTCACTCCGATTGGAAAGCTCACACTAAAATTTGTGGAACTAGAGAATACAAGTGCGATTGTGGAACCCTCTTCTCCAG GAAGGATAGCTTCATCACCCACAGGGCCTTCTGTGATGCTTTGGCTGAGGAAAGTGCAAGGCTTACCTCAGTCCCTGCACCAACCAATATTACTCCAAATAACTTCAGAAACAATAATTTGATCAATGGGCCGATAGGTAGTCTTCAGGCTGCCGGGATCCCCCAATTTTCCGCTCCCTTCCGGCCAGAACTTCACACTAGCTCGGTCGACCCAACCGGCCATCTCAACGAAGATGGGCAGAAGCCGAGGCTGCCACTGTGGCTAGACCAGCCCAATTCTCACCTCAACCCTATTGGCATATCCGGTACTAATTCAAACGGGTACTTATGTTCGAACTCGACCGGCTTGCCTGAATTGGTGCAAACAAATTTGTTCGGGCTTTCGTCACCACCACCGCCGTGGCTCAACCAAAGCGCCAGTACTAATCTCTCCATACCGGCACTGCCGCTGGGACTAAAACGAGAAGATGAGAGCAAGGGAAACTTTTCAGAAAGCATGGGCACTCTATTATACTCCAACAGTACCAACACTCAAAGCTCGGCGCACATGTCGGCCACGGCACTGCTGCAGAAAGCAGCCCAAATGGGCTCTACAAGAAGCAACCCACCAGCAGCCGCGGCAACCGCGCTCGGAGTGATGAACTTCAATGATAACCCTAATTACAGCCAAAACAGAAATGAGATTGAAGACAAGTTCTTTGGGCAGCAGAGCCAAGCTGATCAGAACTTGAATGAGTTGGTGAATTCTATGTCGTCTTCTTCCCCAATAAACAATATTAATGATGGGTTGTTTTTGGGTGATTCGAAATCGAGCTCGGTAACCAGAGGGAAGCTGCAGCGCGTAAGCTCCAATAATATTGAAGTGGAAAGTAGTCTAACGAGGGATTTTCTCGGGGTAGGAGGTAAGGATGGTGCAGCAGGGAGACCATTGATCTTCCAGCACGAGCTAGCCAAGTTTGCTTCAATGGGGGCAGCCATGGACTTGAGCCACTACAGTAATGGAAACCACTGA